CGGCCGGGCTGATCGCCGTCGGCGCGGTCGCCAAGTGGATCGCCGCCCGCCCGCGCCTCGCGAACTTCGAGGCCCCTCCGGTGCGGGTGGCGGTCGCGCAGTTCGTGATCCTCGCAGCGGTCGTCGCGGTAGGTAGGCCCGAAGTCGCGGAAGAACTAGGCGCGACGACCGCGCGCAAGATCGGCGAACTCCAGCGCGAATCGGTGACGCCGGTCGAAGCGGCCCGCGCGGTTCAGGGTTATTACGAGGAAATTGCCGACACGCCGGTGCGGGCCGGGGCGTGGCTGGAGGAGATCGAGGGTCGGGCGCCGCCCCGACAGACCCAGTACACCGACATGACCCGACCCGCCGACGACCTGCTCGAACAGGAACTCATCCCCGGCTGGCGCGGCGAACTGGCCGGTCGCCCGATCTCCGTCAATCAATTCGGGATGCGGGACCGGCCCGACCGCGTTCGAGAAAAGGCGCCGGGCGTGCGCCGGATCGTGGTCGTCGGGTCGAGCGTGGTGATGGGCTACGGGGTGGCCGACGACGAGACGTTTCCGCACCTGTCAGAGGCCGGCCTGAACGCGCGGCGGGCGCCCGGCGCTCCGCGGTACGAGGTGCTCAACTTCGGGACGGGAAAGAGCTTCGCCATCCACCGCCGCGTGCTCCTGGACCGCAAGGTGATCGGGTTCGACCCGGACGTCGTTTACATCGTCGCCCACCAGGACGAGTTCCTCGGCCCGGTCCCCCACCTGACGAAACTCGTTGCCAACGGCACCGAGCTGCCGTACCCGGGTTTGCGGGAGGTGGTGCGGAAAGCTGGTGTCACAGCAGAGACCCCGCCGGGCGAGGCCCAAGCCAAATTTCAGCCACTCGCACCGGAGATCGTGCTCGCCGTCTATCGGGATCTGGCCGACGAGTGCCGGCGGCGGGGGATCTTCGCGGCGTGGGTCTACGTCCCGATGCCGGGCGTCGCGGAACCGGCCGGCTTGAAAGCGGAACTGGTGCGGACGGCCGAGCGCGCCGGGCTGGTCGTCGTCGATCTGTCGGACTGGGCGGACGGCCGAAAGCCGGCCGAAGTGAAATTGAGCGAAGCGGATCGCCATCCCAACGCGCTGGGGCAACGGCTCATCGCCGACCGGTTGCTCGACGCCGTCCGTCGCCGACCGGAACTTCTGGGAGGCGCTCCGTAGTGTGGGGTGATGATCGTGTGCGCTACGCACCTCAACTATCGAATACCACGATCCGGCGCGAGATCCTCGAACCGCTTCTCCGAAAACGAACCGCCCCCGCGCGATCGTGGTCGTGCGGGGGCGGTTGAGGTTGGGGGCGGTGAGCCGCTCACAACTTGACGTTCGTCACCTTCACCCTGGACTTGGGGTCCGCCTCGCGGGTCTTCTTAAACCGCTGAGCGGCTGCCGGAGTGACCTTCGTTCCCGTCAAGTTCAACTCCGCCAGGAAAATGCTTCCCTCCAGATGGCCCAGCCCGGTGTCGGTCACCGCGGTCTGGCTCAGATCGAGCTTGACCAGGAGCGTGTGAAGCCCCAGCTCGTGCATCAACTTGAGTTGGTCGTCGGTCACCGTCGATCGACCCATGTCGAGTTCGGCGACGTTACCCAACTTTTTGACCTCTTGGATGAGGCCGTCGGTGATCGTCAACCCGCGCAAATCGACCACCCACGCCTTGCCGAGCGTGTACTGTTTCTCGTGGGTCTTCGCCCCGGACCCGGCGAGCGAGGTCGCCGCGCCTTGCTTCTGCTCCATCATGCGGTCGTAATCGTTCCCGCCGTCGTTCTTCGAGCAGCCGGCCAGCGCGACCGCAATTGCGCCCGCGAGGGCGAAAAGCTTCGTTCGTCCAACGTGCATGAGTGCGTCCTCCGGGTTGGTTCGGTGTCAAAAATCGGACACCGGCAGCCCGTCGGCCCGGTCGCCGAGCCGGTTGAACGTCCCGAACGCCGAGGACGTCTTGGGGGTGTTGGGGTCGGTCCAGGCGATGCCGGTACTGATGAACCGAACTGAACCGTCGCACAGGGCGAAGTTGGTCCCGCCCGTGTGCTGGCTGCTGTAAGCCAGGTCCGGGTACGTGACGCCGGTGTTGGTCACCCCGTCCGGCATCCGGTAGTAGGTGTACGCGCGGACGCACCCCTGCGCGCCGCCCGACCCGCCGACGGTCTCGCCGGACGCCTCGCTGAACCCGGCCCACAGAGCCGCGAACCCGTTGTCCTTGCTCTTCCGCTCGCCGACCGCCAGCGTGTTGCTCGTCCCGTCGCTGACGTCGCCGATCCGGATCTGCTTGTCGCCCTGAAACAGCCCGGTGTCCCCGTCGTTGCCGCCGCTACCGGGGTAGTTGGAGATGGCGACGGGCGTCTTCGTACCGGTCATCACCAAAAACTGGCGGTTGGTGTTCAGAGGGGCCACGGTGTCCGACGGGCACATGTACACGGAGAGCGGGGTCTGAAAGAGTGTGAGGTTGCTCTGGAACGCCGCTTGAAACGTGCGGGTGGTCGGGCTCAGTTGGTTGTAAAGGTTCTGTTGTTCCAGGTACGGGAGCACCCAAACGCTCCAGCCCCAGTACCCCGTTGAGGAGTTGCCCGTCGTCTTCCAACCGGCCGGGAAGCCGTTCGCCGCGTCGTGGTGGGCGTGGAGCGCCAGCCCGAGCTGTTTGAGGTTGTTAGAACATTTCATGCGCGCGGCCGCTTCGCGGACCTTCTGGACCGCGGGTAGTAGCAGGCCGATCAGGATCGCGATGATCGCAATGACGACTAACAGTTCGATCAGCGTAAACGCCGAACGACGATGTTTGGGAAAGGACATCGGCTCACACTCCGGGTTGTGTCCCCGCGTAGGGAGAGGAACGACCTGCCTCCAAATGATGGCCGTAAATTGGGCGTATGAACGCAACTTCCGGACCTGATCGCGGAGAACCGTTGATGCTACCAGCGCCGGAAACAGCCGTAAAGCTCTTGTGAGAAATGTCACGACAGAGAGGTCAGTTCACGGTTTGTTGGGGGCTAGCAGTGTTTCGAGGGCGGGATAGGAAATCCCCAACCCGTCGTCGACGCAACCTCAAGGCAGGACGAGCCATGCCGACGCCCCGCTTCACGCCCGAGGAACTCCGCCAACTCCACGACCTCGCCCGGCAGTGGGCCAAGATCGTCTCCAAGCGGGCCTTCGGCGACGACGGCCCCGGACTCGACGTGGACTTCCGAGCCATGGAGCAGATCGCCACCGCCGCGGCCCGGGGACTCACCGAGGGCACACTCGAACTGCTGCTCCAACAGCAGGCCGACAAGCTCTCCACCGAACAGCCGTGTCCGGCGTGCGGCACGCTCTGTCCCACGACGCCGCACACCCGACCGCTCACCGCGGACGGAGCCGAGGTCGAGCAGACGGAACGCAAGGCCCACTGTCCCGACTGCCGCCGGGACTTTTTCCCCCCTGCGGACGGCTCTGGGCCTGGATGAGCACGGGTACAGTTCCTCCGTCCTCGAGCGTATCGTCACCGCCGCCGCCCGGTTCGCGTCGTTCCGCGATGCCACCTTCGCCGTGCAGATGTCGCGGGTCGGCATCAGCGAGAGCCAGGTCCGCCGGCTGGCCCACAAGGTCGGGGCGGAACTGGTCGCCGAACGGGACCGGAAGGCGGTCGAGCACCGCCGCCGGCAACTGGCCTCGCGGACGGGGGTGGTTCCCGAGGTCGTCGTGGTGGAGGTCGATGGGGGGCGCATCCGTACCCGCGCGGCGGGGGCGGCCCCTGGTGTCCACGAAGCCCAGAACAAGGAGGACAAGATCGCCGGTCTGGCCACGTTGAAGGGTCCGACGTTCGCCGCCGACCCGTGCCCCGAACCGCCGGAGTCGTTCCTCTGCCCCCGCCGGGTGCAACGTCTGGTGAGCCAGATGAAGGGGCACTCGGGTCGGGACGATACCCAAGAAACCCCGGACGAATCGACCACGGCCGGAGTCGAGCCGATCGCGACCGGGTCGGCCGGGCGGTGGTCACCGGAGAAGTTGGTGCGGACGTGTGTGGCGAGCCTGGGATCGAGTTGTTCGTTCGGCCCGTTGGTGGCGGCGGAGGCCCAAGAGCGGCACTTCTACGAGGCGAGGCGCCGGGCGTTCGTGGCCGACGGGGCGGCGTACAACTGGTCGATCCACGAGGGGTACTTCCGGGACTTCGAGCCGGTCGTGGACCTGTTGCACGTGCTGTGCTACGTGTACTCGTCGGCGCGTGCGGTGGGCGGGGACGAGTCGGGCGGGTGGCGACAGTACGAGGCGTGGATGCGTTCGTGTTGGAAGGGCCGGGTCGCCGAGGTGCTGGTGGAGTTGGACGGGTGGCACGAACGCCTGGGAGAGTCGCCGGCGGGTGAGGCAAGGACGGCGGAGGACCGCCGTGACCCACGTCGGTTGGTGGCCGAGGCGAGGTGCTACCTGAGGAACAACGAGAAGCGGATGGACTACCCGAGATACCGGCGTGAGGGGTTGCCGACGACGAGCAGCCTGGTGGAGTCGCTGGTGGGTGAGTTCAGCGCTCGTGTGAAAGGGAAGCAGAAGCACTGGAACCGCCCGGACGGGGCCGAATCCATCCTGCAACTCCGGGCGGCCGTTCTGAGCGAGGACGATCGCTTGAGTCGGTACTTCACTGACCGATCCGGAAGCCCGTTCCGGAAACGGCAGCCAGTGGAGAAAGACGACACCCCAAACACGCAAACCGCGGCGTGACCTCCACGACAGAAATCATCACTTTTCATTTGTCGGAGCCCTGCGGTGCGGGCGCGATTTTCGGTAGTGGCCCACCGGTTGGGATTGCTCTAAAGCGTTGGGATGCCGGACGCAACACCCCCTCAACCCCCGATTCCGCCGTGCCCCCGCTGCGGTGCGACCCACGTGGTCCGCAACGGGCTCACCCACTCGGGCACGCCCGGGTTCCGGTGCCGGGGTGCGACCGGCAATTCGTCGCCGCCCGAAGGCCGGACCGGTCCCGGAGGCCACCAAAGATCTGGTCCGTCGGCTGCTGGCCGAGCGCCTCGGGGTTCGGGCCATCGCTCGCGCACGGCCAACGCGCGCGGCCGGGGACGTTGCGTGGACTTGCGCGCGGTGCCGCGCCGTTCTACCACTTGGGCAGTGGTTCTCACGCCGCCCGCACGCGTGGGTCCGTTCTCCGTCGGAAGCCTGGTGCGCCCTATTGCAACCAAGCGGATCACCGTTGAATCGATCGGTTCCTATTTCGAGTCCCTGACCGACCCTCGGCATGCTCAGCACCGCAATCACTTGTTCATCGACATCATGGTGATCGCGGTGTGTGGCCTGGTGTGCGGTTATGACGGACCGACGACCATTCGCCGGTGGACCTCGCGCGTGCTGATCTCGTGAGTCAGCACACGCCGGCGAATCTCAGCCCAGAGTTCCATGTTGACGAGCACCTCGGAGCGTCGGGGCCAGGATGACTGGACCTTCCATCATCCTGGCCCCGACGCTCCCGTTGCGCGCCACACTTTTACTCCGCCGTCGACACCCGTACAAACACGACCACAGTTCCGTTCGTTTCACGTCACCGGCGTATTCAAAAGTGGATCTCGACCATCGAAAAGTCGTCGCCCAGCGTTTCGGAACCGTGCAGTGCCCGAACGTGTGCCAAGAGTTGATCGATGATCGACCCGCCCGCCGGCGAGAGCCCCGATACGTGCTCGACGAACTCTTCAAACGTCCACATGCCGCCTTGCGGTAGTTCGATCTCGAACACGCCGTCACTGTAGATCAGCAACCGGGCGTAGGCATCCAGTTTGACGACCTCGGACTCGTACTCGAATTCCGGCACCATGCCGATGGCGAACCCGTGGGATGCGAGTTCCTGGCGCCGCGCTTGGTCCTCCGATGGCCCCGTAAACAGCAGCGTCGCCGGGTGCCCCGCGTTGCCGAAAACCAGTTCGCGCGAAGCCCGACGATACACGCCGTACCAGAGGGTGAAATACTTCTCGTTGTGCTTCTCCATCTGGAAGATCTGATTCAGCCCCTTCAGCACGGCGACGGGGTCACGGAAGTCCGTGTTCGGCAGGGACTGCCCCGCCAGGACGTTCATCGCGGACACCGCCATCAAGGACGAACCGACGCCGTGACCGCTGACGTCCAACAAATAGATGGCCAGGTGGTCGGGATCGAGCCAGTGGTGACCGAACATGTCGCCGCCGAGGTGCATCGACGGCACGAAGCGCCAATCGGTCCGGACGGGCGCCTTGAGTTTCGCCGGCAGGAGCGATTGCACGTACTCCGCGGCCCGCCGGATCTCTTGCGCCAACAAGCGCTGGCTCTCCTGCAAGAGGCGGGCCGCCTCGTTGCGTTCCAGCAGCGTCAGGTAGGCGCGCGAGTGGTAACGGATGCGGGCGATCAGCTCAACTTTGTCCGGTAATTTGACAAGATAATCATTGGCGCCCAGTGCGAAGGCCTGCGCCTTGACGGCGGCTTCTTCTTTGCTCGAAAGCACGATCATCGGCGTTTCGCGCGTCAACGGGTTGACCCGAAAGAACTTGACCAACATGAGTCCGTCAACATCCGGCATCACCAGATCTTGGAGGATCACGGTCGGCCGCACCGCGCGCGCCATCTCCAGCGCCTTGAGGGGGTCCTGACAAAAGTGCAGCTCGATGTCGGTTTCCGTGGCCAGCATTCGTCGAACGGATTCGCCGATAATAGTCTGATCGTCAACCAGTAGTACCCTTATGGCGCGATCGATTGTTGCTTCTTTTATTTGCGATTTCATCGTCAATTCCATTTAGCCACCGCCTACCACTTATTAGAAGTAGTCCGAAGATTGAACTGTGGAGGCATATGCCGCACGCGACGAATTTCGCGATCGCCCGGCGGCGCGAATTCGAGCTGAGACTGCCACAACTACGCTTCGGCTGCATTGTTGTTGGATTGTAGCGGTTCTAGTGCCTCAAGAGTGACGACCTGGTAAAATGGATAATCTGGGAGGCTTTCTCTTGCGCATTCCATGTTACCTTTGGGACAATGTAACACTTCAAGGAATATCCACGGGCGCTGATTCTCTCGGGAGACGATCGCAATGGGCGGCGAGGACACGGGCGATCTCGCGATGCTCGAGTTGTTCCGGGCAGAGTTGGACAGCCATTTGCCCGTTCTCAGCGAGGGGTTGCTGGCCCTTGAAAAGAACAGTGACCAGCCCAAGTGGTTCGAGGCGCTGATGCGCGCGGCCCATTCCATCAAGGGCGCCGCCCGTATCGTCGGCGTCGAAGGGGCGGTGCGGGTCGCACACGTTCTGGAAGATTGCTTCGTCGCCGCTCAGCAACGGGACATTCGCCTCGGCCCCGGCGCGGTCGACGTGTTGCTCCGCGGGGTCGATGTGCTCGGGAGCTTTTCACGGACCAGTGCGCCGCCGCTTACGGACGCGGGGCTCGGCGAAGTCGTCGCTGCGATTGCGGCCCTGCGCCAGCAAAAGGAGCCTGAACTTGCGCCGTCAACGGGTTCCGCTTTGTTGCGGTTGCCGGACCTGGTCGCGACCGGCTGCGAGCACCTGCGCCAGCAGCTCGTTGAGCACCGACAGCGCGGGGCCACGTCTTACTGCCTCGACTTCGACCACGTTCGCGAGATCGAACCGGCCGCTCTGACGGTGCTCGCGCTCTTTGCTTGCGTGCCGTGCCGCGACGGGTCTGCGCCGCGCATTGAGGTGACACGTGTGCGACCCGAGGTGAGCCGCGTGCTGCACCTCACCGGTCTCGACACATCTTGGACGGTGCTCCCGGGGCAGGAGCGATGAGCATGATTTCGACAAATCAGGAACTTCTGAACGAATTCGTCGGCGAGTCACGTGAGCACCTCACCACCGTTGCTGAGGAACTGCTAGCGCTCGAAAAGGCGAGCGGGGCGGACCGGCAGCAGCGGCTCGACCGGTTGTTTCGCGCCGTGCATTCCGTCAAAGGATCTGCCAGTTTGGTCGGCTGCCACCAGATTGCGGACCTGGCTCACTCGCTGGAAACGATTTTCGACCGCGTCCGCCAGGGCACACTCGCGCAGACCGCGCATCTGACGGACGGTTTGCTGACCGGCGCGGATCTGATCCGCGCGCTACTCGACGACGCGGCCAACAGCAACGACGTAGACATTGGCGATGCGATTGCGCGGCTGGAGGGCTTGCTCGCCGAATCACCCGCACCGCACTCGGAAGTTGCGCCCACGCACGCGCTTCGGATCGATCTGGACGCTTACGTCCGCCGAACGGGTCGCTCGCTCACTCGTTTTTTTGCCGATCTGGAAGCAAACGGTCAGGTGCGAGAGCCGTGCCTGCTTCTTCCCGAACACGACATCGGCAAGGGATTGCCGGGCGGCCCCGTTCGCTACGAGTGCCAGTACACCTCGACGGTTCCGCTCGAACTTCTAGCCGAGCAACTCCGGTTGCAATTGACAGAGTTCAATGCCGCAGCACCAGAACCCACGGAGCCAAAACCAGCAGAGCCCGAACCCGCGGAACCCGAACCGCCTGCCGCAGAAGACGCAGAGCCACAGGTTATTGCCCGCACGGAGCCGGCCAGTAGGCCCGAAACCGAGCGGCCGAGCAGCGTGCGCATCAGCGTGCAAATCCTGGATCGCCTGATGAATCTGGCCGGCGAGCTGGTCCTGGTTCGCAACCAGGCCATGCAAGCGGCCGACCCGACCGACTCGCAAATGCGGCAAATCGTCCAGCGCCTCAACGGCGTGACGACCGACGTCCAACAGGTCGTCATGCTCACGCGGATGCAACCGGTCGGCAACCTCTTCTCCAAGTTCTCCCGGCTCGTTCGGGACGTGTCCCGCAAACTGGGCAAGCAGATCGAGTTGACCACGCGCGGCACGGAAGTTGAACTGGACAAAGCTATTCTGGAAGAACTCGCCGACCCGCTGACGCACCTGGTCCGCAACTGCTGTGACCACGGCATCGAGAAACCGGCCGAGCGCATCGCCGCCGGGAAGGTCCCCCAAGGGCACGTCCTGCTCCACGCCCACCACGAGGGCGGGCAGATCCGCATCGAGGTCCGCGACGACGGCCGCGGCATCGATCCGCAGCGCGTGCGCCACAAGGCCCTCGAGCGCGGGCTGAAATCCGCGGCCGAGTTGGGCGCCCTTAGCGACACGGAGTTACAAGCACTCGTCCTCTTGCCCGGCTTCTCCACCGCGGACAACGTCACCGAATTGTCCGGGCGCGGCGTCGGCATGGACGTCGTGCGCACCAACATCGAACACCTCGGCGGCAACCTGCAGATCGAATCGGCGCCCGGCACGGGCACTTGCATGCACTTGCGCCTGCCGTTGACCCTGGCCATCATCCCGTGCCTGACCGTGGTGGTCGGCGACCAGCGCTACGCCATCGCGCAGAAGGATCTGGAAGAACTCGTTTGTCTGAGCGGCCGGGTCGGAACCGGAAAGGTCGAACGCACGCACGACCAGGAGGTTTATCGCCTCCGCGGTCGGCTCTTGCCGCTCGTTCGTCTCGGCGAGGTGCTGGCGCGGCCCGAGCCGTTCACGGCCGCGACCCGGGCGGAGATCATGAACCGGCACCGGGACCAGACACCGGGGCTGACGTACATCGCCGTCGTCAAGGTGGGGAGCGCGCGCTTCGGGCTGGTGGTCGACCGCTTGCTCAACACCGAAGAGATCGTCGTCAAGTCGATCCACCCGCTCCTCAAACCGCTGCGCTGTTATTCGGGTTCGACGATTATGGGCGACGGGCGCGTGGTGCTGATTCTCGATATCGAGGGCGTCGCCCGACACGCCGGGGTGTCCTTCGAGGACGCGCGCCAGGCGCCGCCGGTGCGGGGCGCCGGCGGGACGGAGTCGCAGACGGTTCTGCTCTTCCAGTACGGTCCGCGCGAACAGTTCGCTATCCCCGTCGTCATGATCCGGCGCATCGAAGAGATTCGAGTTTCGCGGATCGAGCGCGTCGGCGACCGCGAATTTTGGAACCTCCACGGGCAGGCGGTCCGCGTGCTCCGGCTCGATAATTATCTGAAGGTCTCGCCGCCGGTCGAGTCGGACACGATGTACCTGCTCCTGCCGAAGAACTTGCGCCAGCCGATGGGAATCCTGTTGAGCCGGATCCTCGACACCCAGTCGCTGGCGATCCAGATCGACACCGAGAGCCACCACCAGGACGGGCTCATGGGCACGGCGATCATCCACGACCGTATGACCCTCTTCCCGCACCTGTACCGACTGGGCGAGCGCATGGAAGCGGAGGATCGCGCCGCCAGCGAGACGCAGAACCGGAAGGCGCCCGCGCGGCGCAAGCGCATACTCCTCGTCGAGGACACGCAGTTCTTTCGCCAGGTCGTCAAGAGCACTCTGGAGGACGAGGGGTACGAAGTGCTCACCGCGGTCAACGGCGCGCTGGGCCTCCGCGAGATCAGTCGGAACCAGTACGACCTCGTGGTTTCGGACATCAACATGCCCGAGATGGACGGCTGGGACATGGCGCGGGCGGTTCGCGAGCAGCTCGGCAACCACGAGCTTCCCATGCTGGCGCTGACCACACTCAGCAGCGACCGCGACCGGAACCGCGCCCTGGAAAGTGGCTTCAACGCCCACGAGGTGAAACTGGCGCGTGAGAGCTTTTTAGCGACCGTGGCCCGTTTGCTCGCGCCGGGTGGGGCCACAGCGGGCGAGGAAGGTAAGCATGGATAAGACCACGGAGAAGGCCGGTACCGGCCATTACTGCACGTTTCGTCTGGCCCGGCGGTTGTTCGGATTCAACATTCTCGCGGTCAAGGAAGTCAACACGCAGGCGACGTTCACCCCGATCCCACACGCGCCGCCCGAGGTCTGCGGCTACGTGAACCTGCGCGGCAACATCGTGCTGGCACTCGACCTGCGGCTCTTACTCGGCATGGAGCCGGCCGCGCGGACCCCCGAGAGCCGATTGATCATTTTCAAAGCCGCAGTGGGCGAATCGTTCGGCGTGCTCGTCGACGCCATTGGCGAGATCGTCACGCTGGACGCCGGCCAGACGGAGGACTGCCGCCCGGAACTGGAAGGGGCCACGGGCGCGCCGCGGGTCAGCGAATTGATCGGGGGCGTTGGCAAACTACAAGGCGAGTTGGTGATCCTCGTACAGGCCGAAAAGTTGCTGCGTGCGGTGGCAAAAAGTATGTGACGGGGAACGGGGACGGGGGCTCCGCATCCGGAGGTACCGACGTTCTCCCGACCGGTGAGACACACCCAATTTGGCTCCGGGATTTGCACCCATGAACAACCTGAAGTTCAGCTACAAGATGTCGATCATGATCGGGGTGTTGGCTCTGACGGCCATCGCCATTACTGTGGTCGCGGTCACGCAACTCGGCTCGCTCAACAACGAGGTGCGGCGCCTCGTCGACGTCTCGGCCAAGAGCGTGCAGACCGCGCACGAAATCCGGATCGATATGCTCGAGTCGATCCGCTACGAGCGGAACGCGGTCATCTCCTCCGAGGACGAGGAGTCCAAGAAATATGTCGACGCGGCGCGACAGGCGAATGACCGCGCCGATCGTAAACGCGACGCGCTCCTCAAGCTCCTCGGTAATCGGAGCGAAGAGCGCGCGGTGGTGAACGAATTCGGCCGCAGTTGGGAGGAGTTCAAAAAAATTCAGAAAGAGCCACTGCAACTGTCGATCCAACACACGAACATTAAGGCCGCGAACTTGGTGTCCGGCCGCCTCCAGGACCGGACCGCCGAGGCCGTCGCGAACCTTCAAACATTGCTCGACCCGATTGACCGCGAGTTGGCCGCCGCGGACGTGCCCAAGGACGCCAAGCGGTCCGGCACGCTGTGGAAGAAGGCCCGCGTGCTCCGCGACCTGCTCGATGAACTGCGCGAACTGAACGTCCAATCGAACTTGCACGTCGTGGCACCAAACGACAAGGAAAAAACGCGCATCGACGGGCTCCTCAAGGACATCAATGCGAAGATCCGGGCCGACTTGAGCGAATTGCGCGCCGGCGCCGACGACCGCGAGCGGCTCGAGTTGGCCCGCGTCGTCCGGACGGTAGCCGAGATCGAGGCCATCGGCCGAGACGCGCAGGCCCTGTCGCACGAAAACAGTTCGGGCCGGGCGAGCGAGATTCTGCTGGGGCCGTCGCGTCAGGCGAACCTTGCCGCCATTGCCGACCTCGACAAGTTGGTCGAAAACCTGACGCAGGCAATGGACGAGGACAAACAGGACGCGGAGCGCGCCTACCAATCGAACAAGTGGTGGATGGTTTGCGGCGCCACCGCCGGCATCTCGTTCAGCCTGGCGCTGGCCGTTTGGATCAGCCGGTCGATGACCCGGTCGCTCGGTCAGTGCGCCGATCTCTTCAACGGGGTTGCCAAAGGGGATCTTACCTGCCGAATGAATCTCGACCAAAAAGACGAGATCGGCCAACTCGCCCGAGCGATGGATAAGGTGAGCGAGACGCTTCACGGGGTCGTCGGTCAGATCCGCGGCGTGTCGCAGGCGATATCGGCGTCCTCCGATGACCTGTCGCGTGTTTCACACGGGCTGTTGACGCAGAGCGAGGAAATGAGCGTGCAAGCGGTCTCGGTGGCCAGCGGCACCGAGCAGATGGCGACCAACATCACCACGATGGCCGCCACCGCCGAAGAAATGAGCGTTAACATGTCGTCGATCTCGTCGGCGAGCGAAGAAATCAGCGTCAACGTCGGCACCATCGCCCAGGCCGCCGACGACACCGCCAAGAACGTCGAAGCCGTGAACTCGGCCATTGACGGTATCACCCGGGCGTTCCAAACCATCGCGGGCGACGCCCGAGAGGGTGCCCATGTTACAGACCGGGCGCGTCAAATGGCCGCCCGCGCGACGGAGACGATGAACGCCCTCGATGCGTCGGCCAGCGAGATCAACAAAGTAACCGAGGTGATCAAAATGATCGCCTTGCAAACGAACCTGTTGGCCCTGAACGCCACGATCGAGGCGACTTCGGCCGGGGAAGCGGGTAAGGGCTTCGCTGTGGTGGCCGGCGAAATCAAGGAACTGGCGGGTCAAAGTGCCCGCGCGGCGGAAGAGATCGCCCGGAAAATCGAAGGCATTCAGGGGAGCACGCGCGACGCGGTCAAGGTGATCGACGGGGTGGCCCAGACCATCGACACCATCAACTCTTCGGCCGGGCGCATTTCCGAGGCCGTGGCCAATCAGACTCAGGTCGCACAGAATATCTTCAATAACGTCGGGGAAGCCAGCCGCCGCGTGGCGAACATCGCGAAGTCGATCGCCGAAGTCTCGAAGGGAGCGACCGACATGTCGCGCAACACCGGCGAGGCCTCGAAGGGGGCGACCGACGTGTCGCGCAACAGTACCGAGGCGGCTCGGGCGGCCGAGCAGGTCGCGGCCAACATCCACGACGTCAGCCAGGCGACCAAGGAGAGCACGGCCAGTGCCTCCAAGGTCAACCAGTCCGCCAAGGATCTGCACAACATTGCCGCCGAGCTCATCAAGGCCGTCGGCCAGTTCCGGCTGGAGAAGTGAGATGAGCCTCCCGGTCCGGGTGCTGATTGTCGATGACTCGCGCATCTACCGCGCGGCCATCGAAGAAGCGCTGACCGGCCAGGACGGTATCGTCGTCTGCGGATCGGTCTGGAGCGGTCCCAAGGCGCTGGAGCACGTTCGCGCCCAACCGCCGGACCTGGTCACCCTCGACGTCGAGATGCCGGGCATGAACGGTCTGGACGCGCTGCAAGCGATCCAGGCGTTCAACGCCACCCGGCCGGGCCAACCGGAAGTCGGCGTCATCATGGTCAGCGCCTACACCAGTCGGGGCGCCGAGGCGACCCTTCAAGCGCTGCAAGCCGGGGCCTTCGATTTCATCGAAAAGCCCAAGGAAGCGAGCCACGCACAGAACGTGCAATCGCTCCGGCAGCAGTTGACGGGCAAGATTCGCGCTTTTCAGCAACGTCACCGCCGGAACGGGTCGCAACCGGTCGCAGTGCCCCCTCGACCCGCAGCGCCTCCGC
The Gemmata palustris DNA segment above includes these coding regions:
- a CDS encoding hybrid sensor histidine kinase/response regulator; its protein translation is MISTNQELLNEFVGESREHLTTVAEELLALEKASGADRQQRLDRLFRAVHSVKGSASLVGCHQIADLAHSLETIFDRVRQGTLAQTAHLTDGLLTGADLIRALLDDAANSNDVDIGDAIARLEGLLAESPAPHSEVAPTHALRIDLDAYVRRTGRSLTRFFADLEANGQVREPCLLLPEHDIGKGLPGGPVRYECQYTSTVPLELLAEQLRLQLTEFNAAAPEPTEPKPAEPEPAEPEPPAAEDAEPQVIARTEPASRPETERPSSVRISVQILDRLMNLAGELVLVRNQAMQAADPTDSQMRQIVQRLNGVTTDVQQVVMLTRMQPVGNLFSKFSRLVRDVSRKLGKQIELTTRGTEVELDKAILEELADPLTHLVRNCCDHGIEKPAERIAAGKVPQGHVLLHAHHEGGQIRIEVRDDGRGIDPQRVRHKALERGLKSAAELGALSDTELQALVLLPGFSTADNVTELSGRGVGMDVVRTNIEHLGGNLQIESAPGTGTCMHLRLPLTLAIIPCLTVVVGDQRYAIAQKDLEELVCLSGRVGTGKVERTHDQEVYRLRGRLLPLVRLGEVLARPEPFTAATRAEIMNRHRDQTPGLTYIAVVKVGSARFGLVVDRLLNTEEIVVKSIHPLLKPLRCYSGSTIMGDGRVVLILDIEGVARHAGVSFEDARQAPPVRGAGGTESQTVLLFQYGPREQFAIPVVMIRRIEEIRVSRIERVGDREFWNLHGQAVRVLRLDNYLKVSPPVESDTMYLLLPKNLRQPMGILLSRILDTQSLAIQIDTESHHQDGLMGTAIIHDRMTLFPHLYRLGERMEAEDRAASETQNRKAPARRKRILLVEDTQFFRQVVKSTLEDEGYEVLTAVNGALGLREISRNQYDLVVSDINMPEMDGWDMARAVREQLGNHELPMLALTTLSSDRDRNRALESGFNAHEVKLARESFLATVARLLAPGGATAGEEGKHG
- a CDS encoding chemotaxis protein CheW — its product is MDKTTEKAGTGHYCTFRLARRLFGFNILAVKEVNTQATFTPIPHAPPEVCGYVNLRGNIVLALDLRLLLGMEPAARTPESRLIIFKAAVGESFGVLVDAIGEIVTLDAGQTEDCRPELEGATGAPRVSELIGGVGKLQGELVILVQAEKLLRAVAKSM
- a CDS encoding HAMP domain-containing methyl-accepting chemotaxis protein gives rise to the protein MNNLKFSYKMSIMIGVLALTAIAITVVAVTQLGSLNNEVRRLVDVSAKSVQTAHEIRIDMLESIRYERNAVISSEDEESKKYVDAARQANDRADRKRDALLKLLGNRSEERAVVNEFGRSWEEFKKIQKEPLQLSIQHTNIKAANLVSGRLQDRTAEAVANLQTLLDPIDRELAAADVPKDAKRSGTLWKKARVLRDLLDELRELNVQSNLHVVAPNDKEKTRIDGLLKDINAKIRADLSELRAGADDRERLELARVVRTVAEIEAIGRDAQALSHENSSGRASEILLGPSRQANLAAIADLDKLVENLTQAMDEDKQDAERAYQSNKWWMVCGATAGISFSLALAVWISRSMTRSLGQCADLFNGVAKGDLTCRMNLDQKDEIGQLARAMDKVSETLHGVVGQIRGVSQAISASSDDLSRVSHGLLTQSEEMSVQAVSVASGTEQMATNITTMAATAEEMSVNMSSISSASEEISVNVGTIAQAADDTAKNVEAVNSAIDGITRAFQTIAGDAREGAHVTDRARQMAARATETMNALDASASEINKVTEVIKMIALQTNLLALNATIEATSAGEAGKGFAVVAGEIKELAGQSARAAEEIARKIEGIQGSTRDAVKVIDGVAQTIDTINSSAGRISEAVANQTQVAQNIFNNVGEASRRVANIAKSIAEVSKGATDMSRNTGEASKGATDVSRNSTEAARAAEQVAANIHDVSQATKESTASASKVNQSAKDLHNIAAELIKAVGQFRLEK